The Dietzia sp. ANT_WB102 region TTGCCTGCCTCAGTAGCCCAGCACCGCGCCGAGGAAGCGTTTGGTGCGCTCGTTCTGCGGTGAGTCGAAGAACTGCGCCGGGGGTGCCGACTCCACCGCGACTCCGCCGTCGAACATCACCACACGATCGGAGATCTCGCGCGCGAAGTTCATCTCGTGGGTCACCATCAGCATGGTCATCGACGAGTCGTTGGCGAGATCTCGGATCACCTTGAGCACCTCCCCCACGAGCTCGGGATCCAGCGCGGAGGTGGGCTCGTCGAAGAGCATGATGTCCGGCTTGGTGGCCATGGCCCGGGCGATCGCTACCCGCTGCTGCTGACCTCCGGACAGCTGGGGCGGCTTCTTGGCCGAGTGATCGGCCAACCCGACCAGTGCCAGCAGGTCTTCGGCCTCCCGCCGGGCGGTGGCCTTGTCTTTGCCCAGGACGTGGACGGGCGCCTCCATGACATTCTCCAGCGCCGTCATGTGGGGGAACAGATTGAACTGCTGGAACACCATCCCGATCCGGCTGCGGATCTGTCGCAGCCGCTTTGTCTCCCGTGGCCGTCGGCGCGCGTCGTCGGTGTTCCACAGCTCATCGCCCTCCACCAGGACGCGACCCGACGTCGGGAACTCGAGGGTCATCAGTACACGCAGGATCGTGGTCTTGCCCGAGCCGGACGGCCCGATGATCGAGATCTTCTCGCCTTTCGAGACGGTGAAGTCGAGCTCGCGGAGCACGTGGTTGTCGCCCCAGTTCTTGCTCACCCGTTCGAAGCGGACCATCGGTTCCCCGGGCGTGCCGAGCTCAGTGGACGGTGCCATAGCGGGTCTCCAATCGACGCAGAACGAGGGTGCACGGGACGCTCACGATGAGGAAGAGCAGCGCCGCGATGGTGAACGGTTCGATGTAGCGGAACTCGGACTGGCCGATCGCCTTTGCCACCGACATCAACTCGTAGACGGTTATGGCGGACAGGATCGCCGAATCCTTGAACATCTGGATGAGGTAGTTGCCCAACAGGGGGACGACCCGCCGCACGGCCTGGGGCAACACGATCCGGGTCCACGTACGGGCCCGGGGCAGATTCAGCGCGGTTGAGGCCTCCCACTGGCCTACCGGGACGCCCTCGATGCCGGAGCGGTAGACCTCGGCGGTATAGGCGCTGTAGTTGATGCCGATGACGATGATGCCGGTGAGCAGCGCGCTCATGGCTATTCCGTACTCGGGCAGGACGTAGAACACGAAGAACGCCTGGACGAGCAGCGGCGTGCCGCGGATGAAGTAGACCAGGAAGCCGAGGACCTGCGAGAGCACCGGGATCCGGAGGAACCGGAACACCGCGACGATCAGACCGAGGACGGCGGCGATAGCCATCCCGGCGATGGTGATCTGCACGGTCGTCACCAGGCCTTGGAGCAGCTTCGGCAGGATGCTGATCGCGAAGGCGTTGTCCCAGATCATCAACTCACCCCCTGCATCCGACCGGCGAGGGAGGTGAGCAGCGGACGGCGTTCACGCGTCGGCGAGAATCGCCGTTCCAGCAGCGCCACGATCGCCGAGATCACCAGGGACAGCAGGAAGTACAGGATCAGGATGATCCCGTAGACCAACGCGGTCTCGCCCGTCGAGGAGCGGATGAGACCGGCGTTGAACGTCAGGTCGGCCACGGTGACGAGCGAGACCAGCGAACTGTTCTTGAGCAGGTCGACCATGACGTTGCCCATGGGCGGCAACATCGCCGGGACCGACTGCGGGAGCAGTATCCGGCGCATCCGCAGTGCGGGTGTCATGTTGAGCGCGATCGCCGCCTCGGTCTGCCCCCGTGGCCGCGACGCGATCGAGCCGCGGACGACCTCCGACGCGTACGCCCCCTCGTTGAGGCCCAACGCGAGGACGCCGGCGAAGAGGGCGGTGAGCTGGATCCCGAAAAACGGCAGTGCGAAGAACAGCCAGAACAGCTGCACCACCAGCGAGGTACCGCGTAGGAACTCCACAATGCACGCGGCCGTCCAGCGCAACCATCGGTGGGTGGACAGCCGTGCCAGCCCCAGCACGAAGGCCACGACCAGGGCCAGCACCGCACCGAGGACCGTCACCTCGACGGTGGTGACTAAACCCTGGCGAATCAGGGGGAGGTATTCGGCTATCGCATCCATCTGGTCGGGTCAGCCGTCGACCGCGCAGAGTTCCTCGGTGGTGACCCCGGCGACGACGCTCGGGTCGAAGCCCCACTTATTGAGGATCTCGGCGAATTCCGGCTCGGTCTTGAACGCCTCGAGCTCGGTGTTGTACGCATCGAGGAAGTCCTGGTCGTCCGGGCGGAAAGCAGCGGACGAACCGGTGCTGGGCGCGTCCTCGATCGGGTCGGTGACCTCCACGCCGTCCAGCTCCCGCAACGAGAGGGTGGGCAACAGGAACGCGTCGATCCGGTCGGCCGCGAGGGCGTCCGCGCCACCGCGCGCGTCGGTCACGTTGACGATGCGGGCCGCGTCGATCCCGGCCGTTTCCAGGATCCCCTGCTCGAACCCGCCGGGCACGACGCCCACCCGCACGTCGTCGCGGCCCTTCACGTCGGCGATCGTCCGGATGTCCTTGGGGTTGCCTGGCCGGACCCCGAACGATTCGGTGGAGACGATGACCGGCGAGGCGTAGATGACCTCGCGGCAGCGCGACTGTTTCATGAACAGCCCCGCGGCGATGACGTCCCACCTGTTGGCTTTGAGACCCGGGATCATCGCGTCGTAGCCGGACACGATCCCCTCGACCTTGTCGATGCCCATCCGCTCACACACCGCGCGCACGACATCCGGCTCGCAGCCGGTGACGGTGCCGTCCGCGGCGAGCTCGGTGTAGGGCGGCTCGTTCCCGATCGCGATGCGCAGCCCCTGCGTCTTGGCCCGTTCGAGGAGTCCGCCACCCCCTCCTGCCTCAGGCCCTCCGGGGTCGGTGGTGCTGCAGGCTGTCAGTGAGCCGCCAACCGCGACCACCCCGCCCAATGCCAGTGCGCCCTGGAACAGTTGTCGTCGTGAGATGTTCGTGCTCATCGTTGCCTTTCGTAGGCCGAAGTTAACGGTCTCTGCACCGTAGAACCGGGCTCACATCGGCCGTCAGGTAACCGGCCAAAGCGTGATCTG contains the following coding sequences:
- a CDS encoding amino acid ABC transporter ATP-binding protein; translation: MVRFERVSKNWGDNHVLRELDFTVSKGEKISIIGPSGSGKTTILRVLMTLEFPTSGRVLVEGDELWNTDDARRRPRETKRLRQIRSRIGMVFQQFNLFPHMTALENVMEAPVHVLGKDKATARREAEDLLALVGLADHSAKKPPQLSGGQQQRVAIARAMATKPDIMLFDEPTSALDPELVGEVLKVIRDLANDSSMTMLMVTHEMNFAREISDRVVMFDGGVAVESAPPAQFFDSPQNERTKRFLGAVLGY
- the ehuD gene encoding ectoine/hydroxyectoine ABC transporter permease subunit EhuD gives rise to the protein MIWDNAFAISILPKLLQGLVTTVQITIAGMAIAAVLGLIVAVFRFLRIPVLSQVLGFLVYFIRGTPLLVQAFFVFYVLPEYGIAMSALLTGIIVIGINYSAYTAEVYRSGIEGVPVGQWEASTALNLPRARTWTRIVLPQAVRRVVPLLGNYLIQMFKDSAILSAITVYELMSVAKAIGQSEFRYIEPFTIAALLFLIVSVPCTLVLRRLETRYGTVH
- the ehuC gene encoding ectoine/hydroxyectoine ABC transporter permease subunit EhuC, producing MDAIAEYLPLIRQGLVTTVEVTVLGAVLALVVAFVLGLARLSTHRWLRWTAACIVEFLRGTSLVVQLFWLFFALPFFGIQLTALFAGVLALGLNEGAYASEVVRGSIASRPRGQTEAAIALNMTPALRMRRILLPQSVPAMLPPMGNVMVDLLKNSSLVSLVTVADLTFNAGLIRSSTGETALVYGIILILYFLLSLVISAIVALLERRFSPTRERRPLLTSLAGRMQGVS
- the ehuB gene encoding ectoine/hydroxyectoine ABC transporter substrate-binding protein EhuB; this translates as MSTNISRRQLFQGALALGGVVAVGGSLTACSTTDPGGPEAGGGGGLLERAKTQGLRIAIGNEPPYTELAADGTVTGCEPDVVRAVCERMGIDKVEGIVSGYDAMIPGLKANRWDVIAAGLFMKQSRCREVIYASPVIVSTESFGVRPGNPKDIRTIADVKGRDDVRVGVVPGGFEQGILETAGIDAARIVNVTDARGGADALAADRIDAFLLPTLSLRELDGVEVTDPIEDAPSTGSSAAFRPDDQDFLDAYNTELEAFKTEPEFAEILNKWGFDPSVVAGVTTEELCAVDG